A genomic region of Oscillatoria salina IIICB1 contains the following coding sequences:
- a CDS encoding oxygenase MpaB family protein: protein MSKYHNLQRIQQLDPQKDRCKICHLIAGYEFPWDVVRALEIALLRTFCVPSISQLLNKTGEFRLHTQKRYDDTALLVAEIIKWGYDSDRGSQAIQRMNQIHGRFPISNEDFLYVLSTFIYEPIRWNQRFGWRLMCETEKQACYYFWQAIGERMEIKNIPPNYTAFEQFNLEYERENFHYSATNRQVGEATIKMFLGWFPSWLSPVLRPGVYAMLDEKMLDAFGFPHPSPQMRSLVENSLKLRGNLVRILPPRTQPEFFTDSQLRSYPQGYKLTDLGPKKMLDSLNQGQKLSDDNK from the coding sequence ATGAGTAAATACCATAATCTCCAGCGAATTCAGCAACTCGATCCCCAAAAAGATCGCTGTAAAATTTGTCATTTAATTGCCGGATATGAGTTTCCTTGGGACGTTGTCCGCGCTTTAGAAATAGCTTTACTGCGGACATTTTGCGTTCCCAGTATTTCTCAATTATTAAATAAAACTGGGGAATTTCGCTTGCATACCCAAAAACGCTACGACGATACTGCATTACTGGTAGCGGAAATTATCAAATGGGGTTACGACAGCGATCGCGGTTCCCAAGCTATTCAACGCATGAACCAAATTCACGGACGTTTTCCCATCAGTAACGAAGATTTTCTTTATGTTCTTTCAACTTTTATTTATGAACCGATTCGCTGGAATCAACGCTTTGGTTGGCGTTTAATGTGCGAAACTGAAAAGCAAGCTTGTTATTATTTTTGGCAAGCAATTGGTGAGAGAATGGAGATTAAAAATATTCCTCCTAATTACACAGCTTTTGAACAATTTAACCTGGAATACGAACGGGAAAACTTTCATTATTCAGCAACAAATCGTCAGGTTGGAGAAGCAACGATAAAAATGTTTCTCGGTTGGTTTCCTAGCTGGTTAAGTCCAGTTTTGCGACCAGGTGTTTATGCAATGTTAGACGAAAAAATGCTAGATGCTTTTGGTTTTCCCCATCCCTCACCGCAAATGCGATCTTTAGTTGAAAATAGCTTAAAATTGCGAGGTAATTTGGTCAGAATTCTGCCACCCCGAACCCAACCAGAATTTTTCACAGATTCTCAGTTACGCAGTTATCCCCAAGGTTATAAACTAACTGATTTGGGTCCAAAAAAAATGCTTGATTCCCTTAATCAAGGTCAAAAGCTAAGTGATGACAACAAATAA
- a CDS encoding AAA family ATPase, giving the protein MKVQSIQLKYFKRFRNSPTLDFGNPETGLAENLIVLVGINGAGKTSILQAIAATLGVATGRLSKLSDLELEWKGFNYELLASNWGRFEPEVNLKVQFSSSELKAIHEFYQKLQEMGRNLPVSPAQEHIVNLKWQKDRVHADTVAELFQFKGRAYAKQLLRSEGFTVFERVGTVFWYTEQRTSTSLTTEDPERKLEITEDILRDRLSKWRQFHQDLETGRIQQLRPGQKDLYAEIEQAYRIVFPERSFEGPSLRQNIDDLLKEPWFYLYDGKNQYEISEMSGGERAIFPILLDFASWNIHNSVILIDEIELHLHPPMQQALLRALPKLGKNNQFIITTHSDYVEQLVPEAQIIRLEA; this is encoded by the coding sequence ATGAAAGTTCAATCAATTCAGCTAAAATATTTTAAAAGATTTCGTAATTCTCCGACTTTGGATTTTGGCAATCCAGAAACTGGTTTAGCAGAAAATTTAATTGTTTTAGTAGGAATAAATGGTGCAGGGAAAACAAGTATTTTACAAGCAATTGCAGCAACATTAGGAGTTGCAACTGGAAGATTATCAAAGCTTTCTGATTTAGAATTAGAATGGAAAGGATTTAACTACGAATTACTCGCAAGCAACTGGGGTCGCTTTGAACCGGAGGTAAATCTAAAGGTGCAATTTTCCTCTTCAGAATTGAAAGCAATTCATGAGTTTTATCAAAAATTACAGGAAATGGGGCGTAATTTACCCGTTTCTCCTGCTCAAGAACATATTGTCAATCTCAAATGGCAAAAAGATCGTGTTCATGCAGATACTGTTGCTGAATTGTTTCAATTCAAAGGACGAGCATATGCTAAACAACTTTTGCGATCTGAAGGTTTTACTGTTTTTGAGCGAGTAGGCACAGTTTTCTGGTACACTGAACAAAGAACTTCAACTAGTTTAACAACTGAAGATCCCGAACGGAAACTGGAAATTACTGAAGATATTTTACGCGATCGCCTTTCAAAGTGGCGGCAGTTTCATCAAGATTTAGAAACAGGTAGAATTCAGCAATTACGACCAGGACAAAAAGACTTATATGCCGAAATTGAACAAGCTTACAGAATAGTTTTTCCAGAACGTAGCTTTGAAGGTCCAAGTCTGCGACAGAATATAGACGATCTCCTCAAGGAACCTTGGTTTTATCTATATGACGGCAAAAATCAGTATGAAATTTCAGAAATGTCTGGGGGTGAGCGTGCCATTTTTCCCATTTTACTTGATTTTGCTAGTTGGAACATTCATAATTCTGTGATCTTGATTGACGAGATTGAGTTGCACTTACATCCACCAATGCAACAAGCATTACTTAGAGCTTTGCCTAAATTAGGCAAAAACAATCAATTTATTATTACTACCCACTCTGACTATGTAGAGCAGTTAGTTCCTGAAGCACAAATTATTCGTTTAGAGGCTTAG
- a CDS encoding DUF4435 domain-containing protein: MSVIKGRKIIFCEGKKSSLDYQLLPKILENISGDRPTIVPTGGKFTFSVFAQGYFFREDLENQHYLVFRDRDFDVEPTANVQLLQLNTRLGRKFMFLTHRACIENYLLEPNLIHEYWTAKYVEKQENPSSRWGHGNSPGIQAIAAWIENAARSLLYYQAVRWALADLLRLSAVRSQLKTTWTGGSGKLPSSLTRQNCNNEAIKLVNQFLQAVDTVTQERFTEQLNIYCDRFAQDEFWQQQQYTIWFHGKDLQKAMQIKQPQYISLKSFYNWAISHFEIAQYPDIIELRTKIEKL; encoded by the coding sequence GTGAGTGTTATTAAGGGGAGGAAAATAATTTTTTGTGAGGGAAAGAAGAGTAGTTTAGACTATCAATTGCTCCCAAAAATCCTTGAGAACATTTCAGGAGATCGACCTACGATTGTTCCTACGGGTGGTAAATTTACATTTTCTGTTTTTGCTCAAGGATATTTCTTTCGAGAGGATCTAGAAAATCAACATTATCTTGTCTTTCGGGATCGAGATTTTGACGTTGAACCAACAGCAAATGTTCAATTACTTCAACTAAATACTAGATTAGGTCGAAAATTCATGTTTCTCACACATCGTGCTTGCATTGAAAATTATCTTCTAGAGCCTAATTTAATCCATGAATATTGGACAGCCAAATATGTTGAAAAGCAAGAAAATCCTAGTTCCCGATGGGGACATGGTAATTCACCGGGAATTCAAGCAATTGCTGCGTGGATTGAAAATGCAGCGAGGAGTTTGTTATACTACCAAGCTGTAAGATGGGCATTAGCCGATCTGTTACGGCTAAGTGCAGTGCGATCGCAGCTTAAAACTACATGGACGGGTGGTAGCGGTAAACTTCCTTCTTCTTTAACTCGTCAAAACTGTAATAATGAAGCTATCAAGTTAGTTAATCAATTTCTACAAGCTGTTGATACAGTTACACAAGAAAGATTTACAGAACAACTTAATATTTATTGCGATCGGTTTGCTCAAGATGAATTTTGGCAACAGCAGCAGTATACGATCTGGTTTCATGGTAAAGATTTGCAAAAAGCAATGCAAATTAAACAACCTCAATACATTTCTTTAAAATCATTTTATAATTGGGCTATTAGTCACTTTGAGATCGCTCAATATCCAGATATTATTGAATTAAGGACAAAGATTGAAAAGCTATAA
- a CDS encoding B12-binding domain-containing radical SAM protein: MTATLKDFDRLIPESTTGRQRYFPRNRRRILCVFPRYSRSFGTLHHAYPLMGRVRAFMPPQGILLVAAYLPDEWEVRFIDENIRPARKSDYRWADVVIVSGMHIQRSQINRINQFAHEAGKITVVGGPSVSGCPEYYPDFDILHLGELGDATDEMIRYLDEKCDRPSTQVRFETKERLPLSEFPTPAYNLINLNQYFLGNVQFSSGCPYRCEFCDIPELYGRNPRLKTPEQVLRELDAMLAAGNPGAIYFVDDNFVGDRRATTKLLPYLIDWQKTNGYPVQFACEATLNLAQSPKLLEMMREAYFCTVFCGIETPETDALRSISKQQNLSIPILDAVKTLNSYGMEVVSGIIMGLDTDTPDTADRILEFIRLSNIPMLTINLLHALPRTPLWRRLEQEGRLVFDENRESNVDFLMPYEDVVEMWRRCITTAYEPEFLYQRFAYNLEHTYPNRIKVPNSPARTSPANIRKGLTILANLLVRVGVFSHYRRTFWQMAYPKLKSGNIEGLIHVGLVGHHLIKFAQECLTGDESASFYSQKLKQPKTAKL; this comes from the coding sequence ACCGTCGCCGCATTCTTTGCGTTTTTCCCCGGTATTCGCGCTCTTTTGGGACTTTACACCATGCTTATCCGTTGATGGGTAGGGTTCGGGCTTTTATGCCGCCACAGGGTATTTTACTGGTGGCTGCTTATTTGCCTGATGAGTGGGAGGTGCGTTTTATTGATGAGAATATTCGTCCGGCGCGAAAATCGGATTATCGTTGGGCGGATGTGGTAATTGTTAGTGGAATGCACATCCAGCGATCGCAGATTAATCGCATTAATCAATTTGCTCATGAAGCTGGCAAAATTACTGTGGTGGGGGGTCCTTCGGTTTCTGGTTGTCCGGAATATTACCCGGATTTTGATATCCTTCATTTGGGTGAGTTGGGGGATGCTACGGATGAGATGATTCGCTATCTTGATGAAAAGTGCGATCGCCCCTCAACACAAGTTCGTTTTGAAACTAAGGAACGTCTCCCTCTGAGTGAGTTTCCGACTCCGGCTTACAATCTCATCAATTTAAATCAATATTTCTTGGGTAATGTGCAGTTTTCGAGTGGTTGTCCTTATCGCTGCGAGTTCTGCGATATTCCGGAACTTTACGGGCGCAACCCTCGGCTGAAAACGCCGGAGCAAGTTTTAAGAGAACTTGATGCAATGTTGGCGGCAGGTAATCCGGGGGCGATTTATTTTGTTGATGATAACTTTGTTGGCGATCGCCGCGCTACTACCAAGTTACTTCCTTATCTGATCGACTGGCAAAAAACTAATGGCTATCCGGTACAATTTGCCTGTGAAGCTACTTTAAATCTCGCCCAAAGTCCGAAGCTTTTAGAAATGATGCGCGAGGCTTATTTTTGTACGGTTTTCTGTGGTATTGAAACGCCAGAAACGGATGCTTTACGCTCAATTTCTAAGCAACAAAATTTGAGTATTCCGATTTTAGATGCGGTAAAAACTCTCAACAGTTACGGTATGGAAGTGGTATCGGGAATTATCATGGGACTCGATACTGATACGCCGGATACTGCTGACCGAATTTTAGAGTTTATTCGCCTTTCTAACATTCCGATGCTAACAATTAATTTGCTTCATGCTTTGCCGAGAACTCCTTTGTGGCGAAGGTTAGAGCAAGAAGGACGTTTAGTATTTGATGAAAATCGCGAGTCGAATGTTGATTTTTTAATGCCTTATGAAGATGTGGTGGAAATGTGGCGACGTTGCATTACTACTGCTTACGAACCCGAATTTTTATATCAACGTTTTGCTTACAATTTAGAACATACTTATCCGAACCGAATTAAGGTTCCTAATAGTCCGGCGCGAACTTCTCCTGCTAATATTCGTAAAGGTTTGACAATTTTAGCTAATTTGCTGGTGCGAGTGGGTGTTTTTAGTCACTATCGCCGCACGTTTTGGCAGATGGCTTATCCTAAACTTAAATCGGGCAATATTGAAGGGTTAATTCATGTGGGACTTGTGGGTCATCATTTGATTAAGTTTGCTCAAGAATGCTTGACAGGAGACGAATCTGCGTCTTTTTATTCCCAGAAATTAAAGCAGCCAAAAACAGCAAAACTTTGA